AAATTTGATCAGCAAACTACTGTTGGGCGCATTGTTGAAACAGAAGCTTATGCGGGTATCATTGATAAAGCATCGCATGCATACAATAACCGACGAACTGCAAGAACAGAAGTAATGTTTGGCCCGGCAGGTGTTTCGTATGTATATCTCTGTTATGGTATTCATCATTTATTCAATGTGGTGTGTAATGTAAAAGATAAACCTGATGCTGTTCTCATTCGGGGTATTGAACCTCTTGAGGGTATCGATACTATGTTGCAACGATTCAATAGAGAAAAAGCAGACAGTAGTATTGGTCGTGGCCCCGGTAATGTAAGTAAAGCCTTGGGCATCTCAACAAAACATACAGGATTACAATTGCAAAGTAAACAGATATGGTTGGCAGAAGACAGTGCGTCAACCTCTTTCAATATTCTTACTTCTCCACGTATTGGTGTTGACTATGCAGCCGAGCATGCGCTGTGGTTCTATCGCTTTTTCATTGAAGGGCATCCGCAGGTAAGCAAACATGCACTCAACAATACCGCCGTCTCATTATTCTAACTGGCAGAACTTCTGAACTCAGAACTAAAAAACTATATTTATCTCATGGAGTTCGTTAAAAAAAATCAATACCGTATATCTCTTTTATCCGGCATTGTTTTATCGCTTGCTGCTTATCTGTTTAATCCATTCGGGTTAGATGCAACAGCCAACAAAGCTGTAGCCGTTGCCGTTTTTATGATCACCTGGTGGATAAGTGAAGCATTGCCCATGCCAGCCG
The DNA window shown above is from Lacibacter sp. H375 and carries:
- a CDS encoding DNA-3-methyladenine glycosylase, with amino-acid sequence MQKLGTDFYERDDVVQIAKDLLGKYIITKFDQQTTVGRIVETEAYAGIIDKASHAYNNRRTARTEVMFGPAGVSYVYLCYGIHHLFNVVCNVKDKPDAVLIRGIEPLEGIDTMLQRFNREKADSSIGRGPGNVSKALGISTKHTGLQLQSKQIWLAEDSASTSFNILTSPRIGVDYAAEHALWFYRFFIEGHPQVSKHALNNTAVSLF